One Engraulis encrasicolus isolate BLACKSEA-1 chromosome 4, IST_EnEncr_1.0, whole genome shotgun sequence genomic window, acattgaactgtgattaaaaCCATGTAGAAAAGGTggtaatatcaaaaccagaaggagggacaatcccctccatcccccccaacaaatcgcaccctgcacacacacacagaaatatgcaaTAGCACATACAATAGCACATGATATGGCTTCGTTCTTTGATACAAACAATAGTTGTGATATCTGTGGTATTCAAACTGAGGGCATACTGTATGCCCTGTACTGTATAATCAGTGCTTGGTTGGGTTATCACCAATCACAAAGCAAGACAAGTAAAAGAGTCATGTAAACAGATGATAGAAGAAATGTTTTGTTCTGTCATTTTCACAACCTGTTTTCAATGCAGTGAATATCTGTGAACTATCTGCTGCAGTCAATGAGGTTACCAAACACCCTTCCACATTTCTGACATATTTGTGGGTGATATGTCAGTATCACACACCCAAAGTCAGAAAACAGCACTGGATGTCAGTGCTGTGTGTTTTGCACAAGTCTTGAATATCTGTAAACCCAGGCTTTGGTTCAGTCACCACCAGCTGAATCAGACATATATTTCACCAGCTGATCTGGCATCTCCTTCTGTTGGTTTGGTACGGGTCCATCTGCTCAATTCCCTCCTGTTGTTTTAATCACCAATGAGAATGTTGCACTGCATGTGCTATGTTCTTCTGCACCAGAATTCAAATCAGATCTAAAACAGACCAGATTTTATCAACATGTCTGTTCCTTACACCGCTCATTTCATGGTAGTTCTTGATAACATGTCTACTACTGTATAAAAGCTCTATTTTACAGTGTGCTTGATCTTTGAAATATCTGAtcatcacaatacagtacatcTCCCAGTGCTCTACCTTCATGTGTTTCCTTCTTATACATCATCTGTAATAAGGCATAGTATCTGATCTTCCTCACATCTTCCTTGTTTGATGATCAGGGTAACATACTATCTGATCTTCATCATATGTCTCCCAGACTGGTGCTGTCCTTTGATGTCTTCTTTGCGTCGTTGATAATCTAGCATGATATTTGATCATCATAAGTCTTCCTGTGGTGGTCCTTCACACGGCTTTCATCCCAGCAGTTTGTTCATGATGACACTTATGACTTGATCTACTATGTTTGAACATCATGGCTTGTCTCTccgggggcctatactacaaagctggttcaggagtaaatcaggttaagttaagaggtaaatcacctaataggagggcctggagtcctcattttcttaagaacatgaggactccaggctcttctattggatgatttgcctcttcacttaacctggtttactcctgaaccagctttgtagtatactgTAGGCCCCTGGTGTTGTTCATGATGGCGCCATATACATATACGTCATCATTATTACTCATGTCTCTCCTGGTGGGTGTCCATTAATGTCTTCCCTGCATGCTGTTCGTCATGATAAGGCATATATGTGGAGAAAGCTGGAGCACATTGCAGTTTACAGTACACAACCTTCACAAGTTTCAACATTCACATCTTCCTCAGAGTCCCAATTCAAAGCGTCCGTTGTGCGTTTGCGTGTAATAAATGGTTAAACTTTacactgcagtgtgctccagccgtCTGTTCCTCTAACACTGGTGACTGGTCCCACTCTGACATGCACCTGAGGGAAATCTGCATACTCTTCATCATAACCATCATGTCCACTCCCGACCCTTTATGTGTGTTTTCCCCATGTTGGTTAAGAATAAGGGCAAATAATCGTTTCTTCATCACTTCAAACTCATCTCTCCTGTTGGTGTCTCTTCACTGTATGTTGTTCATGATAAGGTGCTTCTATTAGTCTGTTCTTTATCATAACTCGTCTTTGCCGGTGCCGTTCCGTCTGGACCGCGGGCCTCGTTGGCAGGAGCAGGTGCTGCTGTGGTCCGAGGGCTGCGGTACCAGCTCCATGTCCGCGTGCACCGTCGGCTGCCCAAACTGCCGTGATGCGTACGTCTGAGgaggacacagggagagagagagagacgatcaactagggctgcacgattatggtaatgatagtaataatcacgattatttggatcaaaatcgaAATCACTCAATAAATTATTAATCGCGATTGTCGAACAACAAACGACTGAATTTTTTGCCGAATTTTATTTTAAATCACGAAATGACATTTCGAATTGAACTAtataagggatgaacaaaatTAAACTGAATTTTAATAATTATGTTGAAGGCAATAGTGTGAAACTTGGGCAGATCTACAGAATTTTGGCCGGAAAAACCAGCCTGTCAGCATGTTCATgctcgaaggcaggtcactattgccacgattaaatcccgattgaaatcccgATTTCGATATCACAATTATATCATAATTTTTGATTaatttcaattaattgtgcagccctacgttCAACACTAAGCAATACCAGGAACTACAGCATGCATTCGTCATCTCTGCACTGGTTCAGCACTTGGGGCTCGAAGACCGTTTTAAGTCCAAACTCAATTTttacaaaatgtgtagttacagCACTTTGCATTTGTAGAAGCCCATTATACCTGAAGGACCAGGTAGTAGTAGCAGTTTAATAGTCTGACACGCagtgcaatatctctaaaacaacAGAAGCCCATTATACCTGAAGGACCaggtagtagtagcagtatagTCTCTGCGGCTGAAGGAGCTCCCTGACCAATCGCTGTCCTTCTTTAGCGATGCTCTCCGCTTCTGCATCGTTGCCCTGCAAATAATCAGAGATGAGACACAGAatgtgagcaaacacacacacaccaatatcacTGCTTAATATCTTGAGGAGGATTGCATAAGAAAACACACAGATAGGATAGATACGGTATATGCAGTTCAGACACCCTGTCCTCTACATCTTCAAGGTTTCaaataacacacactctctctcacacacacacacacacacacacacacacacacacacacacacacacacacacacacacacactcacactcacactcgcacgcacactcgcacgcacacctACCTTAGCCCACTTGATCTTCTGTATGAGGTCTGCAAGGTTTCTCTCCACTGGGACGTAGTGTTGGCCTGCCTTCAGGTGTGTGTAGAAGTGCTCGTAGTAGGGCGAGTTCTGCTTCAGCACCAGGCTGTTGCCCAGCATCAGGTACGGGAACCTGTAGGCAGCCACCGTGCCATCCACATTCACCTGGTACTTGAactggtacaacacacacacacaagaagagaacaggggtgatggtgaaaaaaaatcctgagcctgaaatTGTTCCCCTGCTCTAACAACGACGACAAGATAGTGACGTAGTGAcgcaacgtaggcctattttgacacattattcaaacatttaatagcctgtgtatgaccattattcaagcctgatagtagaagaaaaccctgaacctgtaacactttctgagataagaataacctaatggctaattattatcaatgtttttatttttgcaaactctgtcaagcctgaaatcaggcacggAGCccgaatactatcagccctgagagAAGCGTCAGAGGAAGGCAACGAGTTTACTAGATGCAGGAACAACTATATACGTATGTAACTGTACAGGCAGTACTGAGcaatatgtgaaagtgaaagtaaaagcccACCTGTATATATGGAAAAAGTGTACAGGCAGTACTGAGcaatatgtgaaagtgaaagtaaaagtcaacctgggaaactccaattcccattgttattgtgacatagtactccacagcacacaagtgcacacaacaacattgcatttatgcctcacccatgcaagggggtagcccccaagggcgccccaagggagtagtgtggtgggacggtaccagtCTACTAGATACAGGCAGGAATTACTGTATTCGTAACTGTACAGGCAGTACTGAGcaatatgtgaaagtgaaagtgaaagcccacctgggaaactccagatctcattgttattgtgacacagcactccacagaacacaagtgaacacagtACACAACAAACTTGAattttatgcttcacccgtgcaagggggcagcccctaatgggcgggatggtaccatgctcagggtacctcagtcgtggaggaggatgggggagagcactggttgatggcgggtcgggagtcgaaccggcaacctttgggccacaagtctaaCGCCTTAACAGCTTACCCATCACTGCCCCTCTATGCAATATGTACACCACTCCCATACATGTAGTgagaagcaaagaaagaaagaaagaaacacaggaaaaaagaaagaaggaagaacaCATCACTGGTGGTCAGACAGATTGGGGCCTGAATCTGcaactgggtcaaagacgtctttgtcgttcagtgttacggacaccttccgccgactgtaactgcaaaaaaacacgggttttaaatagtttcaagtgaatggatgacagacgaggctttcatgaattccctgtaacaataaataaataaaaagagtcatgttttttacagttacagtcagcagaaggcatccgttaacACTGAATGgcgatgccattttgcacgtctttgacccaactgCAACCAACTGAGCCGCCACTATCACCGGTATCTCACCTTGAAGAAGTCGAAGAAGCCGACCAGAGGGGCCTTGCCCAGCTCCTTCTCCTGCTGCCGGAAGAAGAAGTAGGCTGTAATGCCGGCGTCCAGCAGCAGGGGGTGCTCCTTGGACAGCCGGGCCAGGTGGAGGCGCTCCTCGCGGCTGTCCCGACCCCTGAAGAAGGCCTGTTCCGTCTTATTGGACCACTGCGGACCTGCGAGACAAACGCATGGCGtaagttccaatatgcgaccttggtgaatgaaaaacaatccctcaaaagttgttgtggctaggctgacagctaggaaacttaatcgttttctccacggaggaggggccaggaggtggggcgaggccacaagcacaagtggaggaggcaaggtcgcatattgtaacgcactcaaggaTGTGTAAAGGAGGCCAACTAGCATGGGCTGGCTAGGgcaccggccctttagctcagcgcactCGTACTGTGACTGTCATTgccaaaccgatgtagttgacgaggtggcaggttcgtgccccgagggggacaaactgtgcaggaacacctccgtcacagacGGAccatacaggggtgatagtgaaaaaaaattctgagcctgaactttttccctgctctaacgacgacgacaagatactgcatagtgaggtaacgtaggcctattttgacacattattcaaacatttaatagcctgtgtatgaccattattcaagcctgatagtagaagaaaaccctgaacctgtaacactttctgagataagaataacctagtggctaattattatcaatgtttttatttttgcaaactctgtcaagcctgaaatcagtcatggagcctgaatactatcagcccttgAGGTGACACGTCATTCGTGGCAGAATTGGAAAATGGTATaagtgcagcctccatcttctGTAGGTTGGCCTGTGCTCTTCATTCAATGCAAATGCAAAAATGGCCTACTGTAGAACTGAATGCATACTGTGTGATTTGAAATATCAGGCTAAATAGCttcttaaatcatatgagtcgataatatatattttaaaatcagttCATATTAGTTAGGTACATATTTAGCAGCACATTTCAACTTCCGTCCTTGTACAGCATGGTTAATAATTTCAGTCAATCATTCACAATTACATTGTAATCAAATAGCTTGCTGCGAAATTTAGTTTTAGACGCTTTTCTGATCAGTGACCCTAGGCCACTGGGTCATCACACCTGCTAGGTAAGGTGTGCAAAAAAACATTCAAGTTGTACCTCATTCATTCGTGTTATGAGTTTCTTTCGAAGCAGATGTcagggtggtacaaccacagctaatgtcactattgtaCGGATGATTAATTGGAAATGGAATTAATTGGAGGCATATCCATTGCTTGGACATTAGTTACCAATTATTAATTAATGGCCGTAGGCTATGGTCGTACCACCTGACGCCTGCCACTAAAAAAGCCTGTCAATGACCCCACTCCAGTATAACCACCACCCTCACATGCCTCTCGTTGTCCTCTCCCACCTGTGTGCCCTTGGATGGACAGCAGGTCGTTGGTGACGCCCCTCATGGTCTCCAGTGTGGAGTGTGTGATGTCATAGGTGGGCAGGATGATGTCACGCGTGTCGGTGGAGCCGCACCAGGAGATGATGGGCACTGGTCCCGGCGACTCGCCCACGTTACGCTTCTCCATCGGCCAGTCGCCCACGTTCAGGTAGAACTCCATATCGGGCAGAGGTACCTGGCAACAAAGaatcacaatggaaataagcaGAGGCACCTGGCAACAAAGaatcacaatggaaataagcaGAGGTACCTGGCAACAAAGaatcacaatggaaataagcctcGAACTTTATTACTGTATGTTATCTTGACTctcttgtgggggggggggggggggggttaaatatGTGGTGCGGTTATTTGGAACTAAATCATGTATTTACTTTTATACAGAATTGAGAAATAACTGTCAAATaaaatccatccatcaatccatgaACTAGAAGTTATAAAACATTTATAAGTTTGAAATTCAGGGTTAATCACactgtgtcttgtgttttttgtTCCTAGTCTCCAGTCTTTCTTGAGTTAGCTTCCCCGTGTTCTATGTGCCCTTGTTTACTTCCTGTACAGTCTTTGTTTTGCTTGGCCATGTGCCTCCGTTTGTTTCCCTCAGGAATTGAGGAAGGGGGCCCACATGCACTGCAGCCCAAGTGCAGCACACGAGGAGAGGTCCAGGAACACACGAGGAGAGGTCCAGGAACACACGAGGAGAGGTCCAGGAACACACGAGGGATTTTATGAACTCAAAAACACAAAATGCTACATGCTCAGAATATGCACACGAGTATTTAGAAAAACGCAGGAAAATAAACACAGATATTCAACAAGGCAATTAAGGGGAAAATCACAGGGAGCAtgacaatgatacagtaaggaccgagagaaacacacatacaaattacaaacaagacacaggggagaaATCATGAGATAATCAGAAATAATGACACGAAGCATAAGAGAAaacaagctcatgagtcatgagaGAGGTGAAAGCGATCAGGAAACGATCAGGGCAAAAGAGGCGGAGACAAGAGCATCGGACAGGAAAGTGAACAGATGGGAAAACAGAGGCACGTGGCAAAGCAAAACAGAGGCAGATGAGGAACACAAAGGGTGTATTCCAACATGCGTCCTtgggtcctccacttgtgcttgtggcctcaaattttgctgatgccccgcctccgtggagaaaacaattaagtttccccgctgtcagcctagccacaacaatttttgggggactattcttcattcaccatccagtgtgcaaatgagaaaattaccttacaattgagcttttgcgagatattgaaatataatgctgttgtcagtgatgtcatcacgaagtgttacttcctggtacgaggctacaagcacaagtggtgggatgcaaggttgcatattggaatgcacagaaAGCCACACAGAACATAGCATTGGAAAGCTAACACAAGTAAGACTGGAGGAACAAAGAAAGCCTCAAAACCGTAGCTGATGACACACAAGAGGTGAATCTACAAACCCAaaacaaaagttaaaaaaaaccctaacgCAGGGTTCAGGGTTTCACATTTCAACAGTCATTTATTTGTCTTTGTAGACTTTTTTGCTACACCCAATCATATACTGCATATGCATAGAGGAGGTTTTTCCATTACTGAGAATTATGAAATGATTTTATGCTTGGATCAACTGAGTAGTCTATCTGTTAGTCTGTTAATCATATAAAACTCGTATAAAATTGGCCCCTGATGTCAATGTACTTTGAATAATTCCACGACATCTTCCTCCACCCTCCCATAGTAACTCGTAACTTCCTCCTGCACATTGGCATGGCAACCTCGCAACTTCTCCTGCACGTTGCCATAGCaatctcctccatccctctcatcttcctcatgATGGATAGTGGCATCTATAAATATGTAGTGTGTCATTCTGGTGTGGTCTGTCTGATCACCTGCTCTGAATACTACTCGATGTGTTATGAAAGGTGTCACAAATGTTGACCATatgtacagtatttctgtgaATGGATGAGTAAAGCCACACATTGAATACTATATACTCGTATGGGACACTTTTATAATATGTACCATACAAGACTTGAATAGTCCATATATGACTAATTTCTTCATCTTCATATGTGTTTGTATGGGTGTTTGAGAAGGCTTTTTGCACTCCTCCGTTGGTCAACTGTGACGGATATCCAGAAGGTCAATGAGGTAAACTTACCTAACGATGGTCACTTGACCGAAACATTGCAATTAAACTTGGCAAATGAGGACAGTGCACAGGACCTTTACTATGTTTTTAGTATACAGTAGGTGCTTTCCACTCACCCCCCACATAAGGGACAGGACCATCTAACAGCAGCCTGCTTGTTAGTATCCTCATACTGCATACAAGTAATGCCACACACTCAAGATAGCAGATTGGCATCATAGAAAGGCGCTAGTGCATGGCACGTTGTGGCGCAACGACTTTGCATGAAAAATCGTGCTGCAGATGCTGGATGCAAATGCTGCAGAAAAGCAattttgtcacgtgaccagaCTCACGCGAGGCAAGTAGTTTTCCTGCCGTCGAGGTGAACGCCCAAATGCTcatctgtgccctgaccaaaaccatctctaagttaaaggggtatgccactattttggggcttaatacagttaaaatcgttggctggggtttataaaggtggttaagtgtcttatttttcatgttaagcgttgtcttgctttaagacaagttaaaagagggaatatgtcgctaagctagtgaaagtcaatggatccgtgtagcattgtagcatgctacacggatccattgactttcactagcttagcgacatgctccctcttttaacttgtaaaTAAAATTTAAACTTAAATTTATTAACaatcaataaattgttgctcagtatctgactacttgtattgcctcatcatgactgatgaaacatttgctttgctttcagtagaaatgtaatgcattgcaatgcattgtagaattgaatcggattgaatcgaatagaatagaatcgaatcactacctcccgaattggaatcgaatcgtgagggcagtgccaatgcacaccactagtgtgcagacctacctcttTCAAcggtctgacacttttgtctagcacctgcaaaaagtgtttttggatgtgtgcaccctaccCAAATACAGTCCATCTACCCAAAACTTctcagtgcatgggagttatggaagc contains:
- the poglut3 gene encoding protein O-glucosyltransferase 3, yielding MHRTIHTWFRFRSATLVSIVAAFCCLTNFVFCEKTGVDLERCIVWGPGLDPRVVVPVRYFYIQAVNSAGENFTTSPGQDVFKVQIESVSAKEHVRIHVPAPLDRGDGSFLVRYRLYNTPSSGLLVTILHKGKPVAKSPYTLKGPVYHEYCDCPEEDAGGWQAALGCPAGDPQVDADFVAFPTVELERLRQEVPRRFAQRGGLVHYTVRGNQLYRRTQGKYTDFKMFSDEMLLSLMRKVPLPDMEFYLNVGDWPMEKRNVGESPGPVPIISWCGSTDTRDIILPTYDITHSTLETMRGVTNDLLSIQGHTGPQWSNKTEQAFFRGRDSREERLHLARLSKEHPLLLDAGITAYFFFRQQEKELGKAPLVGFFDFFKFKYQVNVDGTVAAYRFPYLMLGNSLVLKQNSPYYEHFYTHLKAGQHYVPVERNLADLIQKIKWAKGNDAEAESIAKEGQRLVRELLQPQRLYCYYYLVLQTYASRQFGQPTVHADMELVPQPSDHSSTCSCQRGPRSRRNGTGKDEL